The following proteins are encoded in a genomic region of Anaerobranca californiensis DSM 14826:
- a CDS encoding VanZ family protein, whose protein sequence is MKVKAWLILFFFVGLIFYLSSIPGLQVLPVLRYVHSFLEGILARFDVSLIRFSNWLGNRLPFDISDLKPFKIIGRDFLTYTSDNPRIVEFVLRKFAHVVMFFFITLAFFLLASHYVKKVLTALFLAFLGGTTIAFLDEYRQSFVPSRVASLTDVFINLVGVTLALFFILFALFITKGVRMKEYYKRLSSKEIQKDIPLPNNGQDSFLDQQTKIYDSSFKKKVNEK, encoded by the coding sequence ATGAAAGTTAAGGCTTGGTTAATTTTATTCTTTTTTGTAGGTCTTATATTTTATTTATCATCTATACCTGGTCTACAGGTTTTACCTGTGCTAAGATATGTCCATTCCTTTTTAGAGGGTATTTTAGCGAGATTTGATGTATCATTAATCCGATTTTCCAACTGGCTAGGTAACCGCCTACCCTTTGATATCAGCGATTTAAAGCCCTTTAAAATTATTGGTAGAGATTTTTTAACATATACCAGTGATAACCCTAGGATTGTGGAGTTTGTCTTGAGAAAATTTGCCCATGTAGTTATGTTTTTCTTTATTACATTAGCGTTTTTCCTTTTAGCCAGTCACTATGTTAAAAAGGTATTAACTGCCCTTTTTCTAGCTTTTTTAGGGGGAACTACTATCGCCTTTTTAGATGAGTATCGCCAAAGTTTTGTACCATCGAGGGTTGCCAGCTTAACCGATGTCTTTATTAACTTAGTAGGAGTTACTTTGGCATTGTTTTTCATCCTCTTTGCCCTTTTCATCACAAAAGGGGTAAGGATGAAGGAGTATTATAAAAGATTATCTTCTAAAGAAATACAGAAAGACATACCTTTACCTAATAATGGACAAGACTCTTTTTTAGATCAACAAACTAAAATATATGATTCTTCTTTTAAAAAAAAGGTAAATGAAAAATAA